The window TAGATATCTTTACTATAAGGAAGTTTTTAAAAATGTTCCGATCAATACGAACACTTATGATGTAGCTATAGCGTTTCAAGGGCCAACAGATATGATTGATTATTATATAGCCAATAAAGTCAAAGCAACGAAAAAAATATCGTGGGTTCATTTTGATGTTTCAAAGCATTTTATTAACGAGAAATTATATAACAGACTGTATAAAAGCTTTAATAAAATATTTGTCGTTTCAAAAGAGGCTAGGAAATGCTTAATCGAAAAGGTACCAACAGTTGAAAGAAAAGTAGAGGTTCTTTTAAACATAGTTCCAAATGATTTAATAAATTATATGTCCAAAGAAACGATGGAGTTCGATGAGGGCTATAAAGGGACAAAGATTGTAACAGTTGGAAGGCTTTCAAGGGAAAAGGGTCAGGATATTGCAATTAAAGTTTTATCTAGGTTGCGTAAAGATGGATACGATGTAAGGTGGTATTGTGTTGGTGACGGAAACTACAGAAAAAAATTTGAAACTTTAATAGAAGAGTATGGTTTAAAAGAAGACTTTATTTTATTGGGAGCAAAATCCAATCCCTACCCATATATGGCTGAAGCAGATATATATGTCCAGACATCAAGACATGAAGGGTATTGTCTTACTTTAGCGGAAGCCAAGTGTTTAGCTAAGCCCATTGTTACAACCAATTTTATAGGAGCTTATGAACAGATTGAGGACGGCAATACTGGTTTTATAGTTGGTTGTAATGAAGAAGAAGTGTATATAAAAATTAAATATCTTTTAGATAATAAAATAGTACAAGATATGTTGCATGAAAACTTATCAAATAGTAATTTCGATACAAAAGAGGAGATAAAAAAACTCTATGATTTTATTAACTAGAAAGGATTTAAAAGTATGAGCCTTAAAATAAGTATTATTGTTCCAGTATATAAAGTGGAACCATATATTCATAAGTGTGTAGATTCCATACTCGCACAGACATTTAAGGACTTTGAGCTAATCCTTGTTGACGATGGGTCACCTGATAATTGTGGGCAAATTTGTGATGAATATGCACAAAAAGATAGTAGAGTAAAAGTGATTCATAAAGAAAATGGGGGAGTATCGTCTGCTCGTAATGTAGGTATAGATACCGCTTTAGGTGAATACATTACCTTTATTGATCCAGACGATATTATAGAACAAAATATGTACCAGGTTTTGTTTGAGCATGCTATTAAATATTCGGCAGATATTGTTGTTTGTCCTATTAGATCTTTTAATGAGGTTGAGGGCACTATTTCAATTTCAACTGTTTGGCTGGAAGGAAATATTCTTGATAAAAAAAATATAGAAGAAAAAATTATACCATCAATTCTACGTAAAAAATATTATAGTATTCTTTCTGTTGTTAATAAATTATACCAAAAAAAATTCTTTGATCAATATGAACTTAGATTCGATGAAAACAAAAATCATGGTGAAGATGCAAGATTAAATTTAATATTATTAACTCATATAAATAGGTTAGTTTTTGTAAAAGAACCTCTTTACAACTACTTTATTAGAAAAGGAAATTCCTTAACACGGAAATTTAGAGAGGATTATTATGACTATATTTTGGATAATAAAAATTTTGGCCTATCTTTGTGTGATAAATACAATATAGTTAACGTAGTCGATAATTTAAATAGTGAATTTATTATAACTACTTTAAACTTCATGCAGGATATTGTAAACAGTAATTTATCACAGTCTAAAAAGGATGATTTATTAATTAAAATAATTAATGATAATGAATTTAAAAAGCACTTAACCAGTTCTAATTTTCCAAGTATATATTACAGATTTTTAATAAGTATTTGTAAATTTAAAAGTGAGAAGTTATTTACAGGAGTGGTAAAACTTAAAGTTAGTATAAAAAATTTATGTAAGGGAATTGTATTAAAATGAGATTATCAAACTCCTTGAAGAATATATCCACTGGTATTCTAGCATCAATAATAATTGCTATTTTGGGTTTTATCTCAAGAAAGATTTTTTTAGATAGTTTAGGAGCAGAATATTTAGGGATTAATGGATTACTTACAAATATATTGGCAATGCTAGCATTGGTAGAAAGCGGAATTGGAACTAGCATTGTTTATAATC of the Bacillus sp. 1NLA3E genome contains:
- a CDS encoding glycosyltransferase, which encodes MKLKKKVLFMLSSINIGGVEKSLLSLLSVIPKEKYDITILVLEKKGGFLEYIPNWVKMEETAWFKDVKPIIMQPPQQTIKDYYINKSYTKILTFLCSYFISKQFNNRYLYYKEVFKNVPINTNTYDVAIAFQGPTDMIDYYIANKVKATKKISWVHFDVSKHFINEKLYNRLYKSFNKIFVVSKEARKCLIEKVPTVERKVEVLLNIVPNDLINYMSKETMEFDEGYKGTKIVTVGRLSREKGQDIAIKVLSRLRKDGYDVRWYCVGDGNYRKKFETLIEEYGLKEDFILLGAKSNPYPYMAEADIYVQTSRHEGYCLTLAEAKCLAKPIVTTNFIGAYEQIEDGNTGFIVGCNEEEVYIKIKYLLDNKIVQDMLHENLSNSNFDTKEEIKKLYDFIN
- a CDS encoding glycosyltransferase family 2 protein produces the protein MSLKISIIVPVYKVEPYIHKCVDSILAQTFKDFELILVDDGSPDNCGQICDEYAQKDSRVKVIHKENGGVSSARNVGIDTALGEYITFIDPDDIIEQNMYQVLFEHAIKYSADIVVCPIRSFNEVEGTISISTVWLEGNILDKKNIEEKIIPSILRKKYYSILSVVNKLYQKKFFDQYELRFDENKNHGEDARLNLILLTHINRLVFVKEPLYNYFIRKGNSLTRKFREDYYDYILDNKNFGLSLCDKYNIVNVVDNLNSEFIITTLNFMQDIVNSNLSQSKKDDLLIKIINDNEFKKHLTSSNFPSIYYRFLISICKFKSEKLFTGVVKLKVSIKNLCKGIVLK